In Candidatus Desulforudis audaxviator MP104C, a genomic segment contains:
- a CDS encoding NfeD family protein translates to MCVLIFVGVALLVSAVPVQGRVADQVVVLRVDGPIVPVVAQYLDRGIADAERLGAVCVIELNTPGGLYDTTQKIVQRIMNADVPVVVFVSPAGGWAGSAGTFITISAHVAAMAPGSRIGAAHPVAAGGEQMSGAQEEKITQDAAAWVRSIAEMRGRDAEKAELAVTESRSYTDNQALEFNLIDLRAPNLTELLTMIDGMTVALNSGEEVTLATANAPLERGEMNWVERILHTLSNPNIAYMLLSIGMLGLLLEFYNPGSIFPGVAGGLALILALYSLGTLDASWGGILLIILGFALFAFELFVPSFGLLTAGGLIAIVLGSMMLFAGSPAGFKVNIGVMAGVIVGITLFVVFAVRAVVKAHKRQASTGREGMSGAVGVTLTPLDPKGEILFDGERWRAVAEGGPIQADEEVVVVRMEDGLRLVVRRREKT, encoded by the coding sequence TCAGGGCCGGGTCGCCGACCAGGTCGTGGTGTTGCGGGTTGACGGCCCGATTGTCCCGGTGGTGGCACAGTACCTGGACCGGGGCATTGCGGATGCCGAACGCTTGGGCGCCGTCTGTGTCATTGAGTTAAATACTCCGGGAGGACTTTACGATACTACCCAGAAGATTGTTCAACGAATAATGAACGCCGACGTTCCGGTTGTGGTTTTCGTATCACCCGCGGGGGGTTGGGCCGGTTCGGCCGGCACGTTCATCACCATTTCGGCTCACGTGGCGGCGATGGCTCCGGGAAGCCGCATCGGCGCGGCCCACCCGGTTGCGGCCGGCGGCGAGCAGATGTCGGGGGCCCAGGAGGAGAAAATCACTCAGGACGCGGCGGCCTGGGTGCGGAGCATCGCCGAGATGCGGGGGCGTGACGCCGAGAAGGCCGAGTTGGCGGTGACCGAGAGCCGGTCGTACACCGACAACCAGGCCCTGGAGTTCAACCTGATCGACTTGCGGGCTCCGAACCTGACCGAACTCCTGACAATGATCGACGGGATGACCGTCGCCCTGAACAGCGGGGAGGAAGTGACGCTGGCCACAGCAAACGCGCCGTTGGAACGGGGGGAAATGAACTGGGTCGAGCGGATCCTGCACACCTTGAGCAATCCGAATATCGCCTACATGCTGCTTTCAATCGGAATGCTCGGCTTGCTGCTGGAGTTCTACAACCCGGGGTCCATCTTCCCGGGTGTGGCCGGGGGTCTGGCCCTGATTCTGGCCCTGTATTCACTGGGGACCCTGGACGCCTCCTGGGGCGGAATCCTGCTGATTATTCTGGGGTTCGCCCTGTTCGCCTTTGAGCTATTTGTACCGAGTTTTGGTCTTTTGACTGCGGGGGGGCTGATTGCCATCGTGCTGGGTTCAATGATGCTTTTTGCCGGTAGCCCGGCAGGTTTTAAGGTGAATATCGGCGTTATGGCGGGAGTTATAGTCGGCATCACTCTGTTCGTGGTTTTCGCGGTGCGGGCGGTGGTCAAGGCGCATAAGCGCCAGGCCTCCACCGGTCGGGAGGGGATGTCCGGCGCGGTCGGTGTGACCCTCACACCGCTTGACCCCAAGGGAGAGATTCTGTTTGACGGTGAGCGCTGGCGCGCGGTGGCCGAGGGCGGCCCAATCCAGGCCGACGAGGAGGTGGTGGTCGTCCGGATGGAGGACGGCTTGCGGTTGGTGGTGCGTCGGCGGGAAAAAACCTGA